DNA from Candidatus Bathyarchaeota archaeon:
AGCAACTGGAACATCGAAGAACACTGTTGCATATACTGTAGACTGCAAGAATAGTATAACCAGTAGAAAATCTTTTGATTTCCACTTAGCTAACATAGAACTCATCTAGCCAACTCTCCAATCCAACCATGAGAGGATTAAAAAGTATATCGTGAGACATAAGATTTATTACATCGATTCCCGCATGTATTGGTGAAGTGCACATGAACAACAAAGGCTATCGCAAACCTTTAACCTATAAATCGCAAATAAGTAAATTAGGTATGAAAGAATTGCGAAACGCAAAGTTTTATGCAATACTTCTGGTTTCAGTAATGCTTACCGGAGCTTTCTCTCTCTCTCCAGCTCTTTCGGCGCTGATAAATAGTGTAGTAATGAGGAGTTCCGGTGCAATAGCAACTATTTCATCATTGCATACTGAAGGAAGATACATCAAAGACATCTTCAATAACACAGTCATACTTAGAGGAATCAATCACGCTGGCTTCACCGATAGTCCGGGAGGATGGTGGACTACTTTGGATGGATGGTACCCAGATGAAATAAGAGAGCATGTGGCATCTATGAAAGAATGGGGCGTCAATACTGTGAGGTTTCACACAAACATTGAATGGTGGATCGAGGATGAAGTCACGTTTAGAGGTGTCTATTACCCATCCTACAGGCAGAACATTAAAGACACCATTGAAATCTTCAGCGAAGCAGGGATATACGTGATATTTGAAGGATATAGCGTTCTCGAATATAATCCACAAACCCATATGCCTTTCCCGCCATACCTCTCTCCAGAAGAAGAGACGATTATTCCCTCTCAGCAAGCTTTCGTGGACTGGTGGGTTAGTGTAGCAACCGAACTAAAAGACTACCCGAACGTCATTTTTGAGCTTTGGAACGAGCCTGTTGGGGATGCAACCGCCAAAGAAGCTTGGTTTGATGTGGTGGAAAGATGTATCACGGCTATTCGTGAAGTCACCGACAAAATAATAATAGTTCAGTGGGGTTACGGCTCATGGGTAAATATAAGTGTTCCTGAATCTACCCGAGGTGACATCTCATGGGTAAACGACCCACGAGTTCAAGGCACTAACATTCTCTACAGCACACACATTTACGAAGACTCAGTACATCGCAGTGAGCCAGAATGGCAGCTTTGTCATACCTACGACGACCTCAAAGCGGGATTTCAATATATACAGATGGAAGAAATGGTCACACAATGGAATAAGCCGCTTCTAATTGGAGAAATTGGATGCGTCATTGATGAAGGCGAGACTGGATTAGCACGTTTTAACAACAGCCTTACAATATTCAATGAATGGGAACTAAGCTACCTCGCTTGGTGGTGGCGTCCAGACGGAAAATACAGGCTTCTCGATTCTCGAACAACTAGAAGCCCAAACGCAGCAGGTGACATTCTCATCGCATCAATAGCACGCGTGCCATAAATGCTCTATTATCCGCCAGCTACATATGTCCATAACCGTCAATGTGCGCTTTGGCAAAGCTAAAATAGCACGCGATCATTGAAGACATAGTGAAATGGTCCAAATTAAAGGCGTTTTCACTGATTAAATCGACCTAAAGTTTATCGCCAAATCTCGGTTTGTTGTTTATTCCCAAAAGCAAATTGTGATAAACTCTAGTCTGATGCCTTACAATTTTTTTCCAATCGTAATTATTAACAACAAGTTCCCTTGCAGCTTTCCCAAGTCTAATCGCCAATGCTCTATCCTTCAACAACTTGATCACTTCGATAGCAAATTTATCCACGTTGTCTCTGATCAAAGCGTGAACTCCACTCTTGACATCTAAACCTTCAACGCCAACGCTCGTGGATACGACAGGAAGACCGCATGAGAAATATTCAAGTATCTTTAACCTTGTACCCGATCCATGAGATAGCGGAGCAATAGCAACATCAGAAGTGGCAAGAAGCTCAGCAACATTTTCAACAACTCCTGTGAAGATTAAATTATGACATTCCACCTCTGCAGGAGTTCTCCCTACTATAAGAAACTTTGTGCCGCTGATCTCTTTCTGAACTCGCGGGGCAATCTCTGAAGCTATTACTTGCAAAGCTTCGCGGTTAGGTAGATACTCCATATTTCCAACAAAAATCACCGTACGAGAATGTCTCAAATCAAAACGATCTTTAACACGGCTCTTCTCTATCGAAGGATTGAAAGCTTCAGTATCTACACCATTAGGTATGATATGAATTTTGCGCTTTTCGATTCCGTAAAAAACCAGAAGTTCCCTTTCTTTTTCTGAAACAGTCAATATGGCACTTGAGTATTTGTAAGCTATTTTCTCCAGAAAAGTCCCTAGGATTCTCCGTATTGTGCCTGTATGTTTTATTCTTAGAGTTTGAAAGACATCATGACAATCAACTACAATTGTCTTTTTTAATATTTTCGATATAATAGGAATTAATAGTCCGCCACCCTCTTGTTCTTCTATCTGAACTATATCAAATTTGAGAACCATTCGACTAACTTTTAAAATGAAACCTACATCATAAAAAAAAAGGGATGTTGACCTTGATACCCCTAATATTTTGCTGAGAATTTTCAAAATAATTTGTGGACAAGCCCCGTTTATATAATGCACAGTCATTCCATCAATGTGCTTACAAGCTGGATTATTTCCAGGAATCAATATATCAACTTCATGACCTAGGGATGCCAGACTCTTTGCTAAATGATAAATACGTACAGTCGGGCCAGTATCCCCCAAGAGCAAATCTCCAAAAAAACTGAGAATACAGATTTTCATTTGCTTTGCTCTCTCAACGGATAATTTACATGCGCGAAATCCAAACGCGCTTTTGCAAAACCTAAACACCAAGCAACCATTTTAAAAGCGAAGTGGAATGGTAGCAAGAAGACACCTTTGTAGCTTATTAGTCTATGCGTATCAAGAACATACATGGTTCCCGCGATAAAACCTGCAATAGGGTTCATCCTATAAAGAGAAAATATTTTTCGGTTTTTGCAATAAAGATCATGATCTCCGTAGCCATACCAAAAATACTTATCCCATAAACCCTTCCAAGTCCTAACCCTTTCTTCGTAAAAGACCGCGGGGCTTTGGTCAAGAAACCAGCCTGAAGCTCTAACTCTATATGCTGCGTCTTGATCTTCTCCAGTACCCTTTAAACCACTATCAAATCCTCCTACTTGTCTGATGGCTTTGACACGGTAAATTGCTCCACCAGTTCCAGGGAGTTTCAGGTTTACCATTCCGGGTTTGGTATCATAAACCATGAAAGGGACATTTTCCAAAGTTGCAACTATGTTTTCTTTTGGCACCATTCCATATTTCGCCTTAGCGATCCCTACTTTTGGGTTTTGTTCCATAAACCTTACTTGCTTCCTCACATGGTCGATAGGCAATATCATGTCACCATCAACCCAAACAATGTATTTACCTCTTGCTTGCTCAACTATCAAGTTTCTTGCGAACCCCAAGCCCCTCCATTCACTATGAAATACCTTAACTTGAATGTCCATTTTTGAGGCTAGATTTACTACCATTAGTAGTGTCCTATCCTCGCTACCGTCGTCTACTATGATTACCTCCATGAGTTCATGCGGAAAATCTTGGATGCAAACGCTGTCAATAGCCTCTTTTACAGAAGTTTCACAATTTTTAACACAAATCCCTATACTAACTATCGGTTTCATTAGACGATTGCACTGTTTCTCAAAAATAAGCTTCATCGCATTTTTAGCCTCCAGAGCTGTTAAGAAGAAAGACTCCCAAAAAAGCCATATTATGATCTTTCCACGTAAAACTCCCAATATTGAGCAAAATCCACTGCCCGCATGAACCTTGCTCCCAATTTTTTCGCGTATCCAATTATCTCATCTAAC
Protein-coding regions in this window:
- a CDS encoding glycoside hydrolase family 5 protein — encoded protein: MNNKGYRKPLTYKSQISKLGMKELRNAKFYAILLVSVMLTGAFSLSPALSALINSVVMRSSGAIATISSLHTEGRYIKDIFNNTVILRGINHAGFTDSPGGWWTTLDGWYPDEIREHVASMKEWGVNTVRFHTNIEWWIEDEVTFRGVYYPSYRQNIKDTIEIFSEAGIYVIFEGYSVLEYNPQTHMPFPPYLSPEEETIIPSQQAFVDWWVSVATELKDYPNVIFELWNEPVGDATAKEAWFDVVERCITAIREVTDKIIIVQWGYGSWVNISVPESTRGDISWVNDPRVQGTNILYSTHIYEDSVHRSEPEWQLCHTYDDLKAGFQYIQMEEMVTQWNKPLLIGEIGCVIDEGETGLARFNNSLTIFNEWELSYLAWWWRPDGKYRLLDSRTTRSPNAAGDILIASIARVP
- a CDS encoding glycosyltransferase family 4 protein; amino-acid sequence: MGDTGPTVRIYHLAKSLASLGHEVDILIPGNNPACKHIDGMTVHYINGACPQIILKILSKILGVSRSTSLFFYDVGFILKVSRMVLKFDIVQIEEQEGGGLLIPIISKILKKTIVVDCHDVFQTLRIKHTGTIRRILGTFLEKIAYKYSSAILTVSEKERELLVFYGIEKRKIHIIPNGVDTEAFNPSIEKSRVKDRFDLRHSRTVIFVGNMEYLPNREALQVIASEIAPRVQKEISGTKFLIVGRTPAEVECHNLIFTGVVENVAELLATSDVAIAPLSHGSGTRLKILEYFSCGLPVVSTSVGVEGLDVKSGVHALIRDNVDKFAIEVIKLLKDRALAIRLGKAARELVVNNYDWKKIVRHQTRVYHNLLLGINNKPRFGDKL
- a CDS encoding glycosyltransferase is translated as MKLIFEKQCNRLMKPIVSIGICVKNCETSVKEAIDSVCIQDFPHELMEVIIVDDGSEDRTLLMVVNLASKMDIQVKVFHSEWRGLGFARNLIVEQARGKYIVWVDGDMILPIDHVRKQVRFMEQNPKVGIAKAKYGMVPKENIVATLENVPFMVYDTKPGMVNLKLPGTGGAIYRVKAIRQVGGFDSGLKGTGEDQDAAYRVRASGWFLDQSPAVFYEERVRTWKGLWDKYFWYGYGDHDLYCKNRKIFSLYRMNPIAGFIAGTMYVLDTHRLISYKGVFLLPFHFAFKMVAWCLGFAKARLDFAHVNYPLREQSK